A window from Cryptomeria japonica chromosome 1, Sugi_1.0, whole genome shotgun sequence encodes these proteins:
- the LOC131034171 gene encoding chitinase 2-like, which translates to MLFSALGLSGSMGAGVFREYIGALYNGVQFSDMPINSGTQVDFILAFAIDYTTSSDPTDGKFNIFWDSENLTPSAVQAIKSQNQNVRVALSLGGDTVGSAYAQFKPTSVSSWVSNAVSSLTDIIQEYHLDGIDIDYEHFDYSDADTFASCIGQLITQLKQNNVISFASIAPFDNEEVQTHYTALWNHYSSVIDYVNFQFYAYDSSTTVSQFIDHFNAQESRYSGGKVLTSFTTGGSGGLSPANGFFDACQTLKDSGKLQGIFVWCADSSKANGSFQYETQAQALLQGS; encoded by the exons ATGCTTTTTTCAGCACTGGGATTATCTGGATCAATGG GTGCGGGGGTGTTCAGAGAATACATAGGAGCGTTGTATAATGGCGTCCAATTTTCAGACATGCCAATAAATTCGGGCACACAGGTCGACTTCATCCTGGCCTTCGCCATCGACTACACCACATCAAGCGATCCCACAGACGGGAAGTTCAACATTTTCTGGGATAGCGAAAATCTGACCCCGAGTGCCGTGCAGGCCATAAAATCCCAAAACCAGAATGTTAGGGTTGCTCTCAGCTTAGGCGGGGACACCGTTGGAAGCGCCTACGCCCAGTTCAAGCCAACCTCTGTGTCGTCGTGGGTGAGCAACGCCGTTTCTTCTCTCACCGACATAATCCAGGAATACCATCTCGACGGGATTGACATCGACTACGAGCATTTCGACTATTCAGATGCCGATACATTTGCTTCCTGTATTGGGCAGCTCATCACACAATTGAAGCAGAACAACGTCATCTCTTTTGCTTCCATCGCTCCCTTCGACAATGAAGAAGTGCAGACCCATTACACTGCTCTCTGGAACCACTACAGCAGTGTGATCGATTATGTGAATTTCCAATTCTATGCTTACGATTCGAGCACAACCGTGTCACAGTTTATCGACCATTTCAACGCTCAGGAATCCCGTTACAGTGGTGGGAAAGTGTTGACTAGTTTCACTACCGGGGGCAGTGGAGGGCTTTCGCCTGCCAATGGTTTCTTTGATGCGTGTCAAACACTGAAGGACTCTGGCAAGCTCCAAGGCATTTTTGTGTGGTGTGCAGACAGTTCCAAGGCCAATGGCAGCTTCCAGTATGAAACGCAAGCTCAGGCTCTTCTTCAGGGATCCTGA